A genomic window from Glycine max cultivar Williams 82 chromosome 17, Glycine_max_v4.0, whole genome shotgun sequence includes:
- the LOC100787860 gene encoding L-arabinokinase → MRIEQESDGVSASTKHLVFAYYVTGHGFGHATRVTEVVRHLILAGHDVHVVTGAPDFVFTSEIQSPRLFIRKVLLDCGAVQADALTVDRLASLEKYSETAVKPRAQILAQETEWLNSVKADLVVSDVVPVACRAAADAGIRSVCVTNFSWDFIYAEYVMAAGLHHRSIVWQIAEDYSHCEFLIRLPGYCPMPAFRDVIDVPLVVRRLHKSAKEVKKELGVTDDVKLVILNFGGQPSELKLKEEFLPPGWLCLVCGASETAELPPNFVKLAKDAYTPDIIAASDCMLGKIGYGTVSEALAYKCPFVFVRRDYFNEEPFLRNMLEFYQGGVEMIRRDLLTGHWRPYLERAISLKPCYEAGINGGEVAAHILQETAFGKSYASDKLSGARRLRDAIVLGYQLQRAPGRDITIPEWYATAENQLGRTTPGSPVDDGRSAFSLDIENFDILHGDIQGLPDTVAFLQNLSELQDKHTRRERKAAANLFNWEEEIFVTRAPGRLDVIGGIADYSGSLVLQMPIKEACHVALQRNHPSKHRLWKHAEARQNDKGRNPTAVLQIVSFGSELSNRGPTFDMDLSDFMDEDKPISYEKAKKYFAQDPSQKWAAYVAGAILVLMTELGVQFEDSISMLVSSAVPEGKGVSSSASVEVASMYAIAAAHGLNISPRHLAILCQKVENHIVGAPCGVMDQMASACGEANKLLAMICQPAEIVGLVDIPSHIRFWGIDSGIRHSVGGADYGSVRIGAFMGMKMIKAKASEELSETCAANGLSYDEVEQDDIELLKQETSLDYLCNLPPHRFVTLYAKTIPESIVGETFLEQYQNHNDPVTTIDPKRTYGVRAPTMHPIFENFRVVNLKALLTSAASTYQLTALGELLYQCHYSYSTCGLGSDGTDRLVNLVQELQHSAASKAEGGTLYGAKITGGGSGGTVCVVGRNCLKSSEHIFEVQQRYKNATGYLPFIFEGSSPGAGKFGYLKIRRRATPEKANSSEDDGALTPEKPNASEDDGAVVVENKS, encoded by the exons ATGAGGATCGAGCAAGAGAGTGATGGAGTCTCCGCTTCCACAAAGCACCTCGTCTTTGCGTATTACGTCACTGGTCATGGTTTTGGCCATGCCACTCGAGTCACTGAG GTGGTGCGGCATTTGATTCTTGCGGGGCATGATGTGCATGTGGTCACTGGTGCTCCTGATTTTGTTTTCACCTCTGAAATACAGTCTCCTCGCCTATTCATTCGCAAA GTGCTTTTGGACTGTGGAGCTGTTCAGGCTGATGCTTTGACTGTTGATCGTCTTGCCTCTTTGGAGAAG TATTCTGAAACGGCAGTGAAGCCGCGTGCTCAAATCTTGGCTCAAGAAACTGAGTGGCTGAACTCTGTCAAAGCAGACTTAGTG GTCTCCGATGTTGTCCCAGTTGCATGTCGAGCAGCAGCAGATGCTGGCATTCGCTCTGTTTGTGTGACCAATTTCAG TTGGGACTTCATCTATGCAGAGTATGTCATGGCTGCTGGACTTCATCATCGTTCAATAGTTTGGCAG ATAGCCGAGGACTATTCTCATTGCGAGTTCCTTATCCGCCTCCCGGGATATTGCCCAA TGCCTGCTTTTCGTGATGTTATTGACGTCCCTCTGGTAGTGAGGAGGTTACACAAATCTGCAAAAGAG GTTAAGAAGGAACTTGGGGTAACTGATGATGTGAAGCTAGTTATTCTCAACTTTGGTGGGCAG CCATCAGAATTGAAGCTAAAGGAGGAATTCTTACCACCTGGCTGGTTGTGCCTG GTTTGTGGTGCTTCAGAGACTGCAGAACTTCCGCCTAACTTTGTAAAACTTGCTAAAGATGCATATACGCCGGACATTATTGCGGCATCTGACTGTATGCTTG GAAAAATTGGATATGGCACTGTTAGCGAGGCCTTGGCATACAAGTGTCCTTTTGTCTTTGTCCGTAGAGATTATTTCAATGAAGAACCTTTTTTGAGAAATATGCTTGAG ttttatcaaggTGGTGTTGAAATGATTAGGAGGGATTTACTGACTGGTCACTGGAGACCTTATCTTGAACGTGCAATAAGTTTGAAACCCTGCTATGAAGCAGGCATTAATGGTGGTGAG GTGGCAGCCCACATACTGCAGGAGACGGCTTTTGGAAAAAGTTATGCATCAGATAAG CTTAGTGGGGCAAGAAGATTGCGTGATGCCATAGTTCTTGGGTATCAACTCCAAAGGGCCCCTGGTCGAGATATTACAATCCCAGAATGGTATGCAACTGCTGAAAACCAACTTGGCCGCACAACACCTGGTTCCCCTGTGGATGATGGAAGATCTGCGTTTAGCTT GGACATTGAAAACTTTGACATTCTTCATGGAGATATTCAAGGACTTCCAGATACTGTGGCATTCTTACAGAACCTATCTGAATTACAGGACAAGCACACAAGGCGGGAGCGTAAGGCTGCGGCTAATCTCTTCAACTGGGAG GAAGAAATATTTGTGACAAGAGCTCCTGGAAGGTTGGACGTTATAGGTGGTATTGCTGACTATTCTGGAAGTCTTGTCCTGCAG ATGCCAATTAAAGAAGCCTGCCATGTTGCTTTACAAAGAAACCATCCAAGTAAACATAGGCTATGGAAACATGCTGAGGCTCGACAGAATGACAAAGGGAGAAATCCAACTGCTGTCTTGCAAATC GTATCATTTGGCTCAGAATTGAGCAATCGTGGCCCAACATTTGACATGGATTTATctgattttatggatgaagacAAGCCAATCTCATATGAGAAAGCAAAGAAATACTTTGCTCAAGATCCTTCCCAAAA GTGGGCAGCATATGTTGCAGGGGCAATTTTGGTCTTAATGACTGAATTGGGTGTTCAATTTGAAGATAGTATCAGCATGCTG GTTTCATCTGCAGTCCCAGAAGGGAAAGGTGTATCATCTTCTGCATCTGTGGAGGTTGCTAGTATGTATGCTATTGCAGCTGCTCATG GATTAAATATCAGCCCAAGGCATCTGGCCATACTCTGCCAGAAG GTGGAAAACCACATTGTAGGAGCACCATGCGGTGTCATGGACCAGATGGCTTCTGCATGTGGTGAAGCCAACAAACTTCTTGCTATGATTTGCCAG CCTGCAGAGATTGTTGGCCTTGTTGATATTCCCAGCCATATCCGTTTCTGGGGAATTGATTCTGGAATAAGACACAG TGTTGGAGGTGCAGACTATGGTTCTGTTAGAATTGGTGCCTTTATGGGTATGAAGATGATAAAGGCCAAGGCATCTGAGGAATTGTCTGAGACTTGTGCTGCTAATGGGTTGAGCTATGATGAAGTGGAACAAGATGATATAGAACTACTTAAACAGGAAACCTCCTTAGATTACTTATGTAACTTGCCACCTCATAG atTTGTGACTCTGTATGCTAAGACAATTCCTGAGTCCATTGTTGGTGAGACATTTTTGGAGcaatatcaaaatcataatGATCCTGTCACTACTATTGATCCGAAGCGTACTTACGGAGTTAGAGCTCCCACAATGCATCCCATATTTGAAAATTTCCGAGTCGTG AACTtgaaagcacttttaacatctgCAGCTTCAACCTATCAGCTTACAGCCTTAGGAGAATTGCTATATCAG TGCCACTACAGCTACAGTACTTGTGGACTTGGATCTGATGGAACAGATAGGCTTGTAAACTTAGTGCAAGAGTTGCAGCACAGTGCAGCATCTAAAGCTGAAGGTGGGACATTATATGGAGCCAAGATAACTGGTGGTGGTTCCGGTGGAACAGTTTGTGTAGTTGGCAGAAACTGTCTCAAGAGCAGTGAACACATTTTTGAG GTTCAGCAGAGGTACAAGAATGCTACTGGTTATTTGCCCTTCATTTTTGAGGGTTCATCCCCAGGTGCtggaaaatttgggtacctaaaaATACGCCGTCGAGCTACCCCAGAAAAGGCGAACTCTAGCGAGGATGATGGTGCACTCACCCCGGAAAAGCCTAATGCCAGCGAGGATGATGGTGCAGTTGTGGTGGAGAATAAGAGTTGA